One Thermoproteota archaeon DNA segment encodes these proteins:
- the acnA gene encoding aconitate hydratase AcnA: MDVNSEKAKFWSLRHLEEEGLVEVSRLPYSIRILLENVLRNYDGHVVRGEDVEKVALWEEKQGKTEIPFMPARIVMQDFTGVPAVVDLAAMRDAMRELGGDPKKVNPLIPADLIIDHSVQVDFFGTLYALARNMELEFERNKERYNLLKWAQKAFSNFRVVPPGRGIIHQVNLEYLAKVVHLREFEGKPTLYPDSVLGTDSHTTMINGLGVMGWGVGGIEAEAAMLGQPYYMVLPEVIGVKLVGELPEGATPTDLVLTITEILRKKGVVGKFVEYFGPGVEKLSIPDRATIANMSPEYGATMGFFPVDEATLDFLLRTGRDPSHVELVERYTKVNMLFREPGAPEPVYSDVVEVDMSQVEPSISGPSHPEDRIPLKEAKERFLKILKAYLEALGYHVETEEHAAYASEGGPSPSGESAAEGVPITLEGEEVLLKHGSVIIAAITSCTNTSNPTVMLGAGLLAKKAVERGLRTKPWVKTSLAPGSRVVTDYLRQTGLLPYLEALRFHVVGYGCTTCIGNSGPLRPEVERAVREHDLYAVSVLSGNRNFSGRIHPLSRGNFLASPPLVVAYAIAGRMDVDLTREPLAYDPNGQPVYLKDIWPTQEELKDAVERALDPELFREKYRDVFKGDERWESLQAPSGDLYSWDPRSTYIKKPPFFEGMGLEPPEPKDLRGARVLALFGDRVTTDHISPAGAIPVESPAGKYLIEHGVKPEEFNTFGSRRGNHEVMNRGCFSNVRIRNLLVEEEGGKTVYWPTGEKMWIYDAAMKYGEQGTPLIVIAGKQYGTGSSRDWAAKCTALLGVKAVIAESFERIHRSNLVGMGVLPLQFMEGESWRSLGLKGDEVYDILGIEEGLEPGKVLTVRATKPDGSVVEFKVRARLDTHVEVEYYKHGGILQYVLRRMLKS; encoded by the coding sequence ATGGATGTCAACTCGGAGAAGGCCAAGTTCTGGAGCCTCCGCCACTTGGAGGAGGAGGGGCTGGTCGAGGTCAGCAGGCTCCCGTACAGCATAAGGATACTGCTGGAGAACGTCCTGAGGAATTACGATGGGCATGTGGTCAGGGGGGAGGATGTCGAGAAGGTCGCCCTGTGGGAGGAGAAGCAGGGCAAGACCGAAATCCCGTTCATGCCCGCCAGGATAGTCATGCAGGACTTCACCGGGGTGCCGGCTGTCGTCGACCTCGCAGCCATGAGAGATGCAATGAGGGAGCTGGGAGGGGATCCCAAGAAGGTCAATCCCCTGATACCGGCCGACTTGATAATCGATCACAGTGTGCAGGTGGACTTCTTCGGGACCCTATACGCCCTAGCCAGGAACATGGAGCTTGAGTTCGAGAGGAATAAGGAGAGGTACAACCTGCTGAAGTGGGCCCAGAAGGCCTTCTCGAACTTCAGGGTCGTGCCCCCTGGGAGGGGGATAATTCATCAAGTGAACCTCGAGTACCTAGCTAAGGTCGTTCACCTCAGGGAGTTCGAGGGCAAGCCCACCCTCTACCCAGACTCCGTCTTGGGAACTGACAGCCATACAACCATGATCAATGGATTAGGCGTCATGGGGTGGGGGGTCGGTGGCATAGAGGCCGAGGCGGCGATGCTTGGGCAGCCCTATTACATGGTCCTCCCCGAGGTAATAGGGGTCAAGCTGGTAGGGGAGCTGCCGGAAGGGGCGACTCCAACGGATCTGGTCCTCACGATCACCGAGATCCTCAGGAAGAAGGGTGTGGTGGGCAAGTTCGTGGAGTACTTCGGTCCTGGAGTTGAGAAGCTCAGTATCCCCGACAGGGCGACCATAGCGAACATGAGCCCAGAGTACGGGGCCACGATGGGGTTCTTCCCGGTCGACGAGGCCACACTCGACTTCCTCCTGCGTACCGGGAGGGATCCCTCGCACGTGGAACTGGTGGAGAGATACACAAAGGTGAATATGTTGTTCAGGGAGCCCGGAGCTCCCGAGCCCGTGTACAGCGATGTAGTTGAGGTGGATATGAGTCAGGTTGAGCCGAGTATATCGGGACCGAGCCATCCGGAGGACAGGATACCGCTCAAGGAGGCGAAGGAGAGGTTCCTGAAGATACTGAAAGCGTACTTAGAGGCCTTGGGTTATCATGTAGAGACGGAGGAACATGCCGCCTACGCCTCGGAGGGAGGACCCAGTCCATCAGGCGAATCAGCAGCAGAGGGAGTACCCATCACCTTGGAGGGGGAAGAGGTCCTCCTGAAGCACGGGAGCGTCATCATCGCGGCGATAACCAGCTGCACCAACACCAGCAACCCCACCGTGATGCTCGGCGCCGGCCTGCTCGCGAAGAAGGCGGTGGAGAGGGGGCTGAGGACCAAGCCATGGGTGAAGACCAGCTTGGCGCCTGGTAGCAGGGTGGTAACCGACTACCTCAGGCAGACGGGCCTGCTCCCCTACCTAGAGGCCCTGAGGTTCCACGTCGTGGGTTACGGATGCACCACCTGCATAGGGAACAGCGGTCCCCTCCGCCCCGAGGTGGAGAGAGCCGTAAGGGAACACGACCTGTACGCCGTCTCAGTGCTTAGTGGGAACAGGAACTTCAGCGGGAGGATCCACCCACTCTCGAGGGGTAACTTCCTGGCGAGCCCGCCCCTCGTAGTCGCTTACGCCATAGCTGGCAGGATGGACGTGGACCTCACTAGGGAGCCCCTAGCCTACGACCCCAACGGACAGCCGGTCTACCTCAAAGACATATGGCCCACTCAGGAGGAACTGAAGGACGCCGTGGAGCGCGCCTTAGATCCTGAACTCTTCAGGGAGAAGTACAGGGATGTCTTCAAGGGGGACGAGAGGTGGGAGTCCCTCCAAGCCCCCAGCGGTGACCTCTATTCTTGGGATCCGAGGAGCACCTACATAAAGAAGCCCCCGTTCTTCGAGGGAATGGGCTTGGAGCCCCCTGAGCCGAAAGACTTAAGGGGAGCTAGAGTTCTGGCCCTGTTCGGTGACAGGGTTACCACGGACCACATAAGCCCTGCTGGCGCAATACCAGTCGAGAGCCCCGCTGGTAAGTACCTGATCGAGCATGGAGTTAAGCCGGAGGAGTTCAACACATTCGGCAGCAGGAGGGGCAATCACGAGGTCATGAACCGTGGGTGCTTCAGCAATGTCAGGATAAGGAACCTGCTGGTGGAAGAGGAAGGGGGAAAGACCGTCTACTGGCCCACGGGAGAGAAGATGTGGATATACGATGCGGCCATGAAGTACGGGGAGCAGGGCACGCCCCTCATAGTCATAGCGGGGAAGCAGTATGGAACAGGGAGCAGCAGGGACTGGGCGGCCAAGTGCACCGCCCTGCTCGGGGTGAAGGCGGTCATAGCCGAGAGCTTCGAGAGGATCCACAGGAGCAACTTGGTGGGGATGGGCGTTCTGCCGCTCCAGTTCATGGAGGGCGAGAGCTGGCGCAGCCTCGGGTTGAAAGGAGACGAGGTCTACGACATACTGGGGATAGAGGAGGGGCTGGAGCCCGGGAAGGTGCTGACCGTGAGGGCCACCAAGCCGGATGGAAGCGTGGTGGAGTTCAAGGTGAGGGCGAGGCTCGACACCCATGTGGAGGTGGAATACTACAAGCATGGCGGCATACTGCAGTACGTCCTGAGGAGGATGCTGAAGTCATGA
- a CDS encoding DNA methyltransferase — MKNLLLHGDVYAALKKVPPESVKLAVTSPPYWKQRDYGFEGQIGQERTPEDYIGRLVAIFDLLRDKLTPDGVFFLNVGDKYLPKYGKSHLLQIPYRLAGEMVRRGWYLQDIIIWYKINHMPSPARDRFTNTYEPVLVLSKSGNSAYRGGSSVIKVRLEQTPWKHTAIFPGGLVRELIRRVRLGEGDVVLDPFAGTGTVAAVLEGMGIEAKWIMIERGEEFVEIIRHRVGERNFEEVRVGEESYRWEPAGNVDLPAVDPVVLRSDPRGEIHVASNSSDFASVLRGMTTEEFLSSHREDALFLLGIRKWELGDLCLPSAMLKYGYVLRNMVVVSQGGKWFPIFVMARDTKRISYRFNLDALRAPPKTEERYRADPIGMEVSDSVSKVRRRGTIAKVLSRYEDGFVREVEVEWSDGSLTKEFVLHPRSEARVELRCPLCGAPLEFDPLNGRCPNCGSQLWTSVETLPELEVEVTPPTSPVRLVRGANGSVNSKFSGLERINWGASPGARKIVIGDYFVRGRLFKVDQPIAALYLNVLRRERGLRVRDVVDAFSSSYRHTVGHWFRRDFGGSLPLMEDLEALRRLLGPHEIFDVLGRTCLRYSTVRPHPKGRNPGDYLEMSEGEAVEYLGRLFR, encoded by the coding sequence GCCCTGAAGAAGGTTCCTCCGGAATCCGTGAAACTGGCCGTGACGTCCCCGCCATACTGGAAACAGCGGGACTACGGTTTCGAGGGACAGATAGGTCAGGAGAGGACCCCCGAGGATTACATAGGGAGATTGGTCGCGATATTCGATCTGTTGAGGGATAAACTTACTCCCGACGGGGTGTTCTTCCTCAACGTTGGGGACAAGTACCTCCCGAAGTACGGTAAATCCCACCTCCTCCAGATACCCTACAGGCTGGCTGGGGAGATGGTAAGGAGGGGGTGGTACCTCCAAGACATCATCATCTGGTACAAGATCAACCACATGCCTTCCCCAGCCAGGGACAGGTTCACGAACACCTACGAGCCCGTGCTCGTGCTCTCCAAGTCTGGGAACAGCGCGTACAGGGGTGGCAGCTCGGTGATCAAGGTCAGGCTGGAGCAGACGCCTTGGAAGCATACGGCCATCTTCCCTGGAGGATTGGTGAGGGAGCTGATCAGGAGGGTGAGGTTGGGGGAAGGTGACGTTGTCCTAGACCCTTTCGCCGGTACCGGGACTGTAGCTGCCGTTCTAGAGGGAATGGGTATAGAAGCCAAGTGGATCATGATAGAGAGGGGAGAGGAGTTCGTCGAGATCATCAGGCATAGGGTAGGGGAAAGGAACTTCGAGGAGGTGCGAGTTGGCGAGGAGAGCTACCGATGGGAGCCCGCTGGAAACGTGGACCTCCCGGCTGTGGATCCAGTGGTGCTGAGGAGCGATCCTAGAGGAGAGATTCACGTAGCCTCCAACAGCTCCGATTTCGCCTCAGTACTCAGGGGCATGACCACCGAGGAGTTCCTGTCTAGCCACAGGGAGGACGCTCTCTTCCTCCTAGGGATTAGGAAGTGGGAATTGGGAGATCTCTGCCTTCCATCTGCGATGCTAAAGTACGGGTACGTCCTCCGGAACATGGTAGTCGTCTCTCAAGGTGGGAAGTGGTTTCCAATCTTCGTGATGGCTAGGGACACCAAGAGGATCAGCTACAGGTTCAACTTGGATGCCCTTAGAGCCCCTCCCAAGACCGAGGAGAGGTACAGGGCGGACCCCATAGGGATGGAGGTCAGTGATTCGGTATCCAAGGTCAGGAGGAGGGGAACCATTGCTAAGGTGTTGAGCAGATACGAGGACGGTTTCGTCAGGGAGGTTGAGGTCGAGTGGTCGGACGGATCCCTCACGAAGGAGTTCGTCCTGCACCCCAGATCCGAGGCTAGGGTTGAGCTGAGGTGTCCTCTGTGCGGCGCACCCTTGGAGTTCGACCCTCTCAACGGCAGGTGTCCCAACTGCGGCTCCCAGCTATGGACGAGCGTAGAAACGTTGCCTGAGCTAGAGGTTGAGGTGACCCCTCCAACATCTCCAGTCAGGCTGGTCAGGGGGGCGAACGGATCCGTGAACAGCAAGTTCTCCGGGCTGGAGAGGATCAACTGGGGAGCATCTCCCGGGGCAAGAAAGATCGTCATAGGCGACTATTTCGTTAGGGGGAGGCTCTTCAAGGTGGATCAGCCGATAGCAGCCCTATACCTGAACGTCCTGAGGAGGGAGAGAGGGCTGAGGGTTAGGGATGTGGTGGATGCCTTCTCCTCCTCCTACAGGCACACCGTCGGCCACTGGTTCAGGAGGGACTTCGGGGGATCTCTACCCCTCATGGAGGATCTGGAAGCTCTGAGGAGGCTGCTCGGTCCCCACGAGATATTCGACGTGCTGGGGAGAACCTGTCTCAGGTACTCGACCGTGAGACCCCATCCCAAGGGGAGGAATCCCGGTGACTACTTGGAGATGAGTGAGGGGGAGGCTGTAGAGTATTTGGGAAGGCTCTTCAGGTAG
- the tsaA gene encoding tRNA (N6-threonylcarbamoyladenosine(37)-N6)-methyltransferase TrmO: MSDPCRFRPIGVIRTDASEEEVKSSYEGVRGYVEVFSEFSEGLKGVEGFSHLILITCLHRVSEEQRKVLVVRPRRLMRFGLSLEELPEVGVFASDSPHRPNPIGLHVVRLEGIEGHRLLVSGLDAFDGTPVLDIKPYTISRLVERPSYPEWYEELRRRTGREV, encoded by the coding sequence ATGTCCGATCCCTGCCGCTTCAGGCCTATAGGCGTCATCAGGACCGACGCCAGCGAAGAGGAGGTCAAGTCCAGCTATGAGGGGGTTAGAGGGTATGTTGAGGTTTTCTCCGAGTTCTCTGAGGGCCTCAAAGGTGTGGAGGGATTCTCCCACTTGATACTCATCACCTGCTTACACAGGGTCTCGGAGGAGCAGAGGAAGGTGCTCGTGGTCAGGCCAAGGAGGCTGATGAGATTCGGACTATCCCTAGAAGAGCTGCCGGAGGTCGGGGTGTTCGCGTCCGATTCCCCCCACAGGCCCAATCCCATAGGCCTTCACGTGGTGAGGTTAGAGGGTATTGAGGGTCACAGGCTCCTAGTCTCGGGGCTGGATGCCTTCGATGGAACACCTGTACTTGACATAAAGCCTTATACGATCTCAAGACTGGTGGAAAGGCCCAGTTACCCTGAATGGTACGAGGAGCTGAGGAGGAGAACGGGTAGGGAGGTGTGA